One genomic region from Bacillus aquiflavi encodes:
- a CDS encoding tyrosine-type recombinase/integrase yields MASYKKYQSKSGIRWLVQISLGKNPLTGKYKSTTRRGFKTKKEAEAAARAILTQHSRGNFITENNITFEEVYNEWMLLEKKRLKPSTMHSKAMKFKKHILPYFSKLYIQKNSADHCQDFIDQLSSKIKSFKEYGNQLELLFRYAIKKKLIVKNPMNDVIYPSAPDEQQYSGKGLNVLHWEKDTVRYFLEKCEEELTFREYTLFRTLLFTGIRKGELGALLERDVNTEKMSIAINKTLFWENQKYLLLTPKTPNSRRVIFLDQKTFEVLLHLKELNQDLRNEFGNPEIEHFLFPIVSDLKPMRHSYPNNLLESACKKFEVDNIKVHGLRHTHASLLYAAGARMKDIQRRLGHARLATTMDTYTHLTEQSDKHLNHLLIEYLKSTNNGPQKIR; encoded by the coding sequence TTGGCATCATATAAAAAATATCAATCAAAATCTGGCATACGTTGGCTTGTCCAGATTAGTTTGGGGAAAAATCCGCTGACTGGAAAATATAAAAGTACAACTCGAAGGGGGTTTAAAACTAAGAAAGAAGCAGAAGCTGCTGCAAGAGCAATTCTCACACAACATTCGCGGGGAAATTTTATAACTGAAAATAATATTACTTTTGAGGAAGTATATAACGAGTGGATGTTATTAGAAAAAAAAAGATTGAAACCATCTACGATGCACAGTAAAGCTATGAAATTTAAAAAGCATATTTTACCGTATTTCTCCAAACTGTATATACAAAAAAATAGTGCGGACCATTGTCAGGATTTTATTGATCAGCTTTCGTCTAAGATAAAATCATTTAAAGAATACGGTAATCAGTTAGAGCTGCTATTTCGTTATGCTATTAAGAAAAAGTTAATTGTTAAAAATCCGATGAATGACGTCATCTATCCGTCCGCTCCTGACGAGCAACAATACTCGGGGAAAGGATTAAATGTACTTCACTGGGAAAAGGATACCGTACGATACTTCTTAGAAAAATGCGAGGAAGAATTGACCTTTAGGGAATATACCTTATTCAGAACGCTATTGTTTACTGGTATTAGAAAGGGTGAGTTAGGGGCGCTTCTTGAAAGGGATGTTAACACAGAAAAAATGAGCATCGCGATCAATAAAACACTATTTTGGGAAAATCAAAAATATTTATTGCTTACTCCTAAAACCCCAAACTCTAGAAGAGTCATTTTCCTCGATCAAAAGACATTTGAAGTTCTATTACACTTAAAAGAACTAAATCAAGATTTACGCAATGAGTTTGGCAATCCGGAGATAGAGCATTTCTTATTTCCAATTGTTTCTGACTTAAAACCAATGCGACACTCTTATCCAAATAATTTATTAGAGTCAGCATGTAAAAAGTTTGAGGTAGATAATATTAAAGTTCATGGGCTTAGGCATACACATGCTTCTCTGTTATATGCAGCTGGCGCTCGAATGAAGGATATTCAGAGAAGATTGGGACATGCAAGATTAGCAACAACCATGGATACCTATACGCATCTTACGGAACAGAGTGACAAGCATTTAAATCATCTGCTAATTGAATATCTAAAATCAACGAATAATGGTCCCCAAAAGATACGGTAG
- a CDS encoding DEAD/DEAH box helicase: MMRMSVRLPEHWLIDTLPTDMFVESVKIADLRLISNALANNFIAFSSSSLNEEENEKILGILDTLELVIMDLENVKLKNKEEKSDFYNACELAFILLRALPIPNDEISKIKYFYKLITYAYLGQRWQDGRRFLIENESLWNVEVDDNEWDLRLFKNIYKAFLFLVRKKDWNDLNKVSEIIINLRREQSSFEERYLDNVEIRNKKSRAFELLGIYHLSKAIDLTATFMINGDNRSIREAVDLHLDKSIEISENSANIEMNLIIRLLKSMLNQMIHNSIWMVTPKTDAKISSFVNNITKSAKPLYELLYPQRVAILEQGLLDPAHKAIVVDMPTSSGKTIIAEFRILQALNLFSEQKGWVVYVVPTRALVNQITNRLTKDLSQIGIKVAKVSGSLDTDLFEENLLNSSETDFDILVTTAEKLNLLIRNNIEKNINRPLTLAVIDEAHNLEDEYRGINYEILLANLKQDCPNANLLLLTPFIPNSDAIAEWLDPDSPASIGIGLSWQPNDRLIGAIYPEGRARTWKTKFHTLVTERERIKYEGILNVSNTTPIDETRSNLTKTKIAMSFAKQMYGRKGVLIIAQSPQNCWDLADQLSSYLPDIEIDDEIILIKKYIEAELGENFALIKLLNKGIGVHHAGLPDDIRLLMEMLMEDRKINFLVATTTIAQGINFPISTVIMASLYYPYGTKMPTKDFWNIVGRAGRADQGTLGLVGIVIGDQERSKQVELDSLIQYLKQSTNDLVSNLLEMVEDLKMLGNGDLGTLIYRDARWSQFLQYLAHMYNQSQNLGDFNTNAEIFLRRTFGFKSLDTNSQRILVNKVKEYAVKLNNAKASSTLSDSTGFSPEAINRTIGALSTLGLQQNVWDRSRLFKSGSELKDLMGIMLNIPEIKDSLKEVTSRSSVTGKYLADVISDWVEGKTLNEIANKYFGQDDSDSLTKCCRAIYSKIVNAASWGLSSMLKMPANGIDYENLTHEDVKKIKNLPSMIYYGVNTSEAVLMRSVNIPRSIANELGVLFANENNIDTASTTKAMKWLNDLNLENWNKASSSNKLSGEEYKKVWAKLNGLD, encoded by the coding sequence ATGATGAGAATGAGTGTTAGATTACCGGAACATTGGCTTATTGATACATTACCAACTGATATGTTTGTAGAAAGTGTAAAAATAGCGGACCTACGTTTAATTAGTAATGCACTTGCGAATAATTTTATTGCATTTTCTTCATCATCCTTAAATGAAGAGGAAAATGAAAAAATACTAGGAATATTAGATACGCTTGAATTAGTAATTATGGATCTAGAAAATGTTAAGTTAAAAAATAAAGAAGAAAAGTCGGACTTTTACAATGCCTGTGAATTAGCATTTATTTTGTTGCGGGCATTACCAATTCCTAATGATGAAATAAGCAAAATAAAGTATTTTTATAAATTAATTACATACGCATATTTAGGTCAAAGATGGCAAGATGGGCGAAGGTTTTTAATTGAAAATGAATCTTTATGGAATGTTGAAGTCGACGATAACGAGTGGGATTTAAGGTTATTTAAGAATATATATAAAGCTTTCTTATTTTTAGTTAGAAAGAAGGATTGGAATGATCTTAACAAAGTATCTGAAATAATAATTAATCTAAGAAGAGAGCAATCTAGTTTTGAAGAAAGGTATTTAGATAATGTAGAAATCCGTAACAAAAAATCAAGAGCATTTGAATTACTAGGAATTTACCATTTATCAAAAGCTATAGATTTAACTGCTACTTTCATGATTAATGGGGATAATCGCTCTATAAGGGAAGCCGTTGATTTACATTTAGATAAATCAATAGAAATTTCGGAAAACAGTGCCAACATAGAAATGAATTTAATTATAAGATTACTCAAAAGTATGTTAAACCAGATGATTCATAACTCTATATGGATGGTTACTCCAAAAACAGATGCAAAAATATCCAGTTTTGTAAATAATATTACTAAGTCCGCAAAACCTCTTTATGAACTTTTATATCCTCAAAGAGTCGCCATTTTAGAACAGGGATTGCTTGATCCAGCGCATAAAGCTATTGTGGTGGATATGCCTACTTCTAGTGGAAAAACTATTATTGCCGAGTTTAGAATTCTACAAGCATTAAATTTATTTTCAGAGCAAAAAGGTTGGGTAGTTTATGTTGTACCTACTAGAGCTCTAGTAAATCAAATTACTAATAGGCTGACAAAAGATTTATCACAAATTGGAATAAAAGTTGCTAAAGTAAGCGGGTCCTTAGATACAGATCTTTTTGAAGAAAATTTACTTAATTCAAGTGAAACAGATTTTGATATTTTAGTAACTACAGCAGAGAAGTTGAATCTGTTAATTAGAAATAATATAGAGAAAAATATAAACCGACCTCTTACATTAGCTGTAATAGATGAGGCACATAACCTTGAGGACGAATACAGAGGGATAAATTATGAGATATTACTAGCGAATTTAAAGCAAGATTGTCCTAATGCAAATTTATTACTATTGACCCCATTTATACCAAATAGTGATGCCATAGCAGAATGGTTAGATCCAGATAGTCCAGCAAGCATTGGAATAGGATTATCTTGGCAACCTAATGATCGATTAATTGGTGCGATTTATCCCGAAGGAAGAGCTAGAACTTGGAAAACTAAATTTCATACATTAGTTACTGAGAGAGAAAGAATTAAGTATGAAGGGATACTAAATGTAAGTAATACGACACCAATAGATGAAACAAGAAGTAATTTGACTAAGACAAAAATAGCAATGAGTTTTGCCAAACAAATGTACGGTAGGAAAGGAGTTCTAATCATTGCTCAATCCCCTCAAAATTGTTGGGATTTAGCAGATCAATTAAGTAGTTATTTACCTGATATCGAAATAGATGATGAAATTATATTAATTAAAAAATATATTGAGGCCGAATTAGGTGAAAATTTCGCCTTAATTAAGCTCCTAAATAAAGGCATTGGAGTACATCATGCCGGTTTACCGGACGATATACGCTTATTAATGGAAATGTTAATGGAAGATCGAAAAATTAATTTTTTAGTAGCAACAACTACAATTGCACAAGGAATTAACTTTCCTATTTCTACGGTAATAATGGCTTCTTTATATTATCCGTATGGAACTAAAATGCCTACTAAAGATTTTTGGAATATTGTTGGTAGAGCAGGACGTGCTGATCAAGGAACATTAGGATTGGTTGGTATTGTAATTGGTGATCAAGAAAGAAGTAAACAAGTTGAATTAGATTCATTAATCCAGTATTTGAAGCAATCGACTAACGATTTAGTTTCTAATCTTTTGGAAATGGTAGAAGATTTAAAAATGTTAGGGAATGGTGACTTAGGAACACTTATTTATAGAGATGCAAGATGGTCGCAATTCCTACAATATCTAGCCCATATGTATAATCAATCTCAAAATTTAGGAGATTTTAATACAAATGCTGAAATCTTCTTAAGAAGAACTTTTGGATTTAAATCTTTAGATACAAATAGCCAACGCATTTTAGTTAATAAGGTTAAAGAGTATGCTGTTAAATTAAATAATGCAAAAGCTAGTTCAACATTATCTGACAGTACAGGATTTTCTCCAGAAGCTATCAATAGAACTATTGGGGCTCTAAGTACTCTAGGGTTACAACAAAATGTGTGGGACAGAAGTCGGTTATTTAAGAGTGGTAGTGAGTTAAAAGATTTAATGGGGATTATGCTTAATATTCCTGAAATAAAAGATAGTCTAAAGGAAGTAACTTCACGATCAAGTGTTACTGGTAAGTACTTAGCTGATGTTATTTCAGATTGGGTAGAAGGGAAAACACTGAATGAGATTGCAAATAAATATTTTGGTCAAGACGATAGCGATTCTTTAACAAAATGTTGTAGAGCAATTTATTCCAAAATTGTTAATGCTGCTTCTTGGGGGTTATCTTCAATGTTAAAAATGCCAGCTAATGGTATAGATTATGAAAATTTAACACATGAAGATGTAAAAAAAATCAAAAACTTACCATCAATGATATATTATGGTGTTAATACAAGTGAAGCGGTATTGATGCGCTCGGTAAATATTCCAAGAAGTATTGCTAATGAATTAGGAGTCTTATTTGCAAATGAAAATAATATTGATACTGCATCAACAACAAAGGCAATGAAGTGGTTAAATGATTTAAACTTAGAAAACTGGAACAAGGCATCTAGTTCTAACAAACTTTCTGGTGAAGAATATAAAAAAGTATGGGCGAAGTTGAATGGATTAGATTAA
- a CDS encoding tyrosine-type recombinase/integrase — translation MDGFKQSERLAELLTKVDISKTTFHGLRDTHASFLFAQDIDLVYVSERLGHVNIQTTQNYYLELMPEKKKTSKMPML, via the coding sequence ATCGATGGATTCAAACAATCTGAAAGATTAGCCGAGCTTTTAACAAAGGTAGATATTTCAAAAACAACTTTTCATGGGTTACGTGATACACATGCATCATTTTTATTCGCTCAAGACATTGACCTTGTTTATGTATCGGAAAGGTTAGGTCATGTAAACATACAAACGACACAAAATTATTATCTCGAATTAATGCCAGAAAAAAAAAAAACCAGCAAGATGCCGATGCTTTAA
- a CDS encoding helix-turn-helix domain-containing protein, with amino-acid sequence MFEYNKKSIGSRIRKIRKDAGMTLREFSQLLDVPVSSISSWEGGVNIPSTQNLQLLSEKTNVKPSWILYGEITDYLQDVFDYYELNEVVNEEKFFELEKELIEMRYQPGDFKVLADTALLIIPNFEELIHYEKEEDLLSTHMLNNEFPILQQSVFQKNYLPTLQSLLLGDNKDENDVNNDIILYILDLLSRMNENTKPVMKQVIRDLNWLLSNNVFRLEKEYQSKKPNFGGIESAEAYKKQRDREYREIKEEADQIIRDISTRLKDIVELNYEEYEKKEYKSFF; translated from the coding sequence ATGTTTGAATACAATAAAAAAAGCATAGGTTCGAGAATTAGAAAAATTAGAAAAGATGCAGGAATGACTCTTAGAGAGTTTAGCCAATTATTAGATGTACCTGTTAGTAGTATTAGTTCATGGGAAGGGGGAGTGAATATTCCTAGCACTCAAAATTTACAGTTGTTATCTGAAAAGACAAATGTAAAACCTAGTTGGATTTTATATGGAGAGATAACAGATTACTTGCAAGATGTTTTTGATTATTACGAATTAAACGAAGTAGTAAATGAAGAGAAGTTTTTTGAGTTAGAGAAGGAATTAATAGAGATGAGGTATCAGCCAGGAGATTTTAAAGTTTTAGCAGATACTGCACTTTTAATCATTCCAAATTTTGAGGAGTTAATTCATTATGAAAAAGAGGAAGATTTACTTTCGACACATATGTTAAATAATGAATTCCCCATTTTACAACAATCGGTGTTTCAAAAAAACTATTTGCCCACACTTCAGAGTTTACTGTTAGGTGATAATAAAGATGAAAATGATGTAAACAATGATATTATTTTATATATTTTAGACTTATTATCAAGAATGAATGAAAATACAAAGCCTGTGATGAAGCAAGTAATCCGTGATTTGAATTGGTTGTTAAGTAACAATGTCTTTAGGTTAGAAAAAGAATATCAGAGCAAAAAACCTAATTTTGGAGGTATTGAGTCTGCAGAAGCTTATAAAAAACAAAGAGATAGAGAGTATAGAGAGATAAAAGAAGAAGCTGATCAAATTATTCGGGACATCAGTACAAGATTAAAAGATATTGTAGAGTTGAATTATGAAGAATATGAAAAGAAAGAATATAAATCTTTTTTTTAA